The DNA region CGACTACGACCGGCTGTCGCCCGAGTCCATGATCGTCTGTGACCTGGAGGGCCGGGCCGTCGACGGCGACCTCGCGCCGTCCTCCGACACCGCCGCCCACGCCTACGTCTACCGGCACATGCCCGAGGTCGGGGGAGTGGTGCACACCCACTCCACCTACGCGTGCGCCTGGGCGGCCCGCGGCGAGCCGGTGCCGTGCGTGCTGACCGCGATGGCCGACGAGTTCGGCGCCGAGATCCCGGTCGGACCGTTCGCGCTGATCGGCGACGACTCGATCGGCCGGGGCATCGTGGCGACCCTCGCCGGCCACCGCTCGCCCGCGGTGCTGATGCAGAACCACGGCGTCTTCACCATCGGCGCCGACCCGCGCGCCGCCGTCAAGGCCGCCGTGATGTGCGAGGACGTCGCCCGCAGCGTGCACATATCCCGGCAGCTCGGCGCGCCGCTGCCGATCGACCCGGCCGCCGTCGACCGGCTGTACGACCGCTACCGACACGTGTACGGCCAGCCCGGGCCGTCCGAGGGGCAAGGAGCCTGACCATGACCGCACAACCGGCACGCGAGGTCTGGTTCCTCACCGGCAGCCAGGGCCTGTACGGGGCGCAGACGCTCCGGCAGGTCGAAGAGCAGTCCCGCGCCATCGCCGCCGCCCTCGACGCGGTCCCCGGCGCCCCCGCCCGCCTGGTGTGGAAACCCGTCCTCACCGGCTCCGACGCCATCGCCGCGCTCGTCCGGCAGGCCGAGGCCGACCCGGCCTGCGTCGGCCTGATCGCCTGGATGCACACCTTCTCCCCGGCCCGGATGTGGATCGCCGGGCTCAACCTGCTGCGCAAGCCGCTGCTGCACCTGCACACCCAGGCCAACGTCGAACTGCCCTGGTCCACCATCGACATGGACTTCATGAACCTCAACCAGGCCGCCCACGGCGACCGGGAGTTCGGCTACGTGCAGACCAGGCTCGGCGCCGCGCGCAAGACGGTGGCCGGCCACGTGAGCGATCCGGCGGTGGCCTCCCGCGTGCACGCCTGGATGCGCGCCGCGCTCGGCCGCGACGCGCTGCACTCGCTGCGGCTGGCCCGCTTCGGCGACACCATGCGGGACGTCGCGGTCACCGAGGGGGACAAGGTCGACGCCCAACTGCGGTTCGGCGTCAGCGTCAACGCCTACGGCGTCGCCGACCTGGCCGCCGCCGTCGAC from Actinacidiphila sp. DG2A-62 includes:
- a CDS encoding L-ribulose-5-phosphate 4-epimerase — its product is MSSNRLSPAARAAADALRVRVSDLHQELVRYGLVVWTAGNVSGRVPGHDLFVIKPSGVDYDRLSPESMIVCDLEGRAVDGDLAPSSDTAAHAYVYRHMPEVGGVVHTHSTYACAWAARGEPVPCVLTAMADEFGAEIPVGPFALIGDDSIGRGIVATLAGHRSPAVLMQNHGVFTIGADPRAAVKAAVMCEDVARSVHISRQLGAPLPIDPAAVDRLYDRYRHVYGQPGPSEGQGA